A part of Halobacillus shinanisalinarum genomic DNA contains:
- the phnW gene encoding 2-aminoethylphosphonate--pyruvate transaminase, with translation MKNDYLLLTPGPLSTSETVRKAMLQDWCTWDADYNQLVQKVRERLVTLSTRETDSYTSVLMQGSGSFTVESVLGTVMPKTGGKLLVCTNGAYGDRIVKMCEVLGIETVVVEEEEHMAIDPSTVEAHLGNDPTISHVVVVHCETTTGILNPAQEICAAAKRYGKTTIVDAMSSFGGIPMDVHDWGIDFLISSANKCIQGVPGFGFCIAKKKELEKCKDNARSLSLDMYSQYETMENNSGKWRYTSPTHVVRAFYQALLELEEEGGVQARHRRYIQNQQLLVQGMEKLGFSAHIKEEQQSPIITSFLFPDDPTFTFQEFYQTLKKKGFVIYPGKISEINTFRIGNIGEVYPKDMERLLDVIQETCSNWEHTFV, from the coding sequence ATTATTTGCTGTTAACGCCTGGACCTTTGTCAACCTCAGAAACAGTACGTAAAGCAATGCTGCAGGATTGGTGTACATGGGATGCGGACTATAATCAACTTGTCCAAAAAGTCAGAGAGCGTCTCGTGACCCTTTCGACAAGAGAGACCGACTCATATACATCCGTTTTAATGCAAGGCAGTGGTTCTTTTACCGTCGAATCTGTTCTAGGAACTGTGATGCCGAAAACAGGTGGAAAGCTGCTCGTCTGCACGAATGGTGCGTATGGTGACCGGATTGTGAAGATGTGTGAAGTACTCGGAATTGAGACAGTGGTCGTAGAAGAAGAAGAACATATGGCGATCGATCCAAGTACGGTAGAAGCACATTTAGGGAATGATCCAACTATTAGTCATGTGGTGGTCGTGCATTGTGAAACGACAACGGGTATTTTGAATCCTGCTCAAGAAATTTGTGCAGCAGCTAAACGCTACGGGAAAACAACCATCGTAGATGCGATGTCAAGCTTTGGCGGCATTCCAATGGATGTCCATGATTGGGGCATAGACTTTCTGATTAGTAGTGCCAATAAATGCATTCAAGGAGTGCCAGGATTTGGATTCTGCATTGCCAAGAAAAAGGAGCTTGAGAAGTGTAAAGATAACGCCCGTTCCCTTTCCCTTGATATGTATAGTCAATATGAAACCATGGAGAATAACAGTGGTAAATGGCGTTATACCTCGCCAACCCATGTCGTGAGGGCTTTTTATCAAGCGCTGTTAGAACTTGAGGAAGAAGGCGGTGTCCAAGCACGTCACAGACGTTATATACAGAATCAGCAATTGCTCGTACAGGGCATGGAAAAGCTTGGTTTTTCCGCCCATATCAAAGAGGAACAGCAGTCACCTATTATTACATCGTTTCTTTTTCCAGATGATCCGACCTTTACCTTTCAAGAATTCTATCAGACTCTCAAAAAGAAAGGTTTTGTCATCTACCCAGGGAAAATTTCCGAGATCAACACGTTCCGAATTGGGAACATTGGCGAAGTGTACCCGAAAGATATGGAGCGCTTGCTTGACGTAATTCAAGAAACTTGTTCAAACTGGGAACATACCTTTGTCTGA